A window of Gemmatimonadota bacterium contains these coding sequences:
- a CDS encoding glutamate--cysteine ligase, translating to MPLEPFSKSVPLSLGVELELQLVSLSDFDLTAASPDMLELLRRKPFPGSVTPEITESMLEIATSVHHDHPALLEQLTAVRDTLVQAGARLNVGVCGGGTHPFQQWTDRRIFRKPRFREVSALYGYLSKQFTVFGQHVHVGCGSGDDALYLLHALNRYVPHFIALSASSPFVQGKDTLFNSARLNSVSAFPLSGRAPFVLTWDAFEAYFAKMERTGVVKSMKDFYWDIRPKPEYGTIELRVCDTPLSVERAAALAAYLQALCRWLLERPGPPPAEDDYLVYSYNRFQACRFGLDGTIVVPQGLDVVSLREDVLTTLRQVEAHADIAQATPALDLVYRMAHEGSDASHLRAEHTRRGSMEGVVDSALDRFRLGEGATA from the coding sequence ATGCCGCTGGAACCCTTTTCCAAGTCCGTTCCGCTCAGCCTCGGCGTGGAACTGGAGTTGCAGCTCGTGAGCCTCAGCGACTTCGATCTCACCGCGGCGAGCCCGGACATGCTCGAGCTGCTGCGACGGAAGCCGTTCCCCGGGTCGGTCACGCCCGAGATCACCGAGAGCATGCTCGAGATCGCGACGAGCGTGCATCACGACCATCCCGCGTTGCTCGAACAACTGACGGCGGTGCGCGACACCCTGGTCCAGGCCGGCGCGCGCCTCAACGTGGGTGTCTGCGGCGGTGGCACGCATCCCTTCCAGCAGTGGACCGATCGCCGGATCTTCCGAAAGCCGCGATTCCGTGAGGTCTCCGCGCTGTACGGCTATCTGAGCAAGCAGTTCACCGTCTTCGGACAACACGTGCACGTCGGCTGCGGGAGCGGCGACGACGCCCTCTATCTGCTCCACGCGCTCAATCGGTACGTCCCTCACTTCATCGCCCTGAGCGCCTCGTCCCCGTTCGTGCAGGGGAAGGACACCCTCTTCAATTCGGCGCGGCTCAATTCGGTCTCGGCCTTCCCGCTGAGTGGCCGCGCCCCCTTCGTGCTCACGTGGGACGCGTTCGAGGCCTATTTCGCGAAGATGGAGCGCACCGGCGTCGTGAAGAGCATGAAGGACTTCTACTGGGACATCCGCCCCAAGCCGGAGTATGGGACGATCGAGCTCCGCGTCTGCGACACGCCGCTCTCGGTGGAGCGGGCCGCGGCCCTTGCTGCGTACCTGCAGGCCCTCTGTCGGTGGCTACTCGAACGCCCCGGTCCGCCACCCGCCGAGGATGACTACCTCGTCTACAGCTACAATCGCTTCCAGGCCTGCCGATTCGGCCTCGATGGCACGATAGTCGTGCCGCAGGGCCTCGACGTGGTCTCGCTGCGAGAAGATGTGCTGACCACGCTCCGCCAGGTCGAGGCCCATGCCGACATTGCGCAGGCGACGCCGGCGCTCGATCTGGTCTACCGGATGGCGCACGAGGGCAGTGACGCCAGCCACCTCCGTGCCGAGCACACGAGACGCGGGAGCATGGAGGGCGTCGTGGACTCCGCCCTCGACCGCTTCAGGCTCGGCGAGGGTGCGACGGCCTGA
- a CDS encoding folate-binding protein YgfZ produces MSRFVHDRTARMRMTFSGEQAKAALGGLVTNDVVTLTAGAGQRAAALTPKGRVIALCRIFDRGTDLLVDCDAAAGEGFAAMIRKFVNPRLAKYALVTEATDCLGVHGDDAAGALARALGGDEAMRDAIEALAPLGGRWSGAGDDVAWVVRSDDLSVPGFDLFATRARVATLRTALLAVGARSAGADEVRTWRVERGLPEFGAEMDGETIPQEAVLDALDAISFNKGCYTGQEVVARIHFRGHVNRHLRWLVSGAPLREGARVLDASGTDVGEVRTAVVSASRGPLAIAMLRREVEPGATVRVEDVARTAQATSARVERMPASQG; encoded by the coding sequence ATGCGCATGACCTTCAGCGGCGAGCAGGCGAAGGCGGCGCTCGGCGGACTCGTGACCAACGATGTGGTCACGCTGACCGCGGGCGCCGGGCAGCGCGCGGCGGCGCTCACACCGAAGGGGCGCGTGATCGCGCTCTGCCGCATCTTCGACCGCGGGACGGATCTGCTGGTGGACTGCGATGCCGCCGCGGGTGAGGGCTTCGCGGCGATGATCCGCAAGTTCGTGAACCCGCGACTCGCGAAGTACGCGCTGGTCACCGAGGCCACCGATTGCCTCGGCGTGCACGGCGACGACGCGGCGGGGGCGCTGGCGCGCGCGCTCGGCGGGGACGAGGCGATGCGGGATGCGATCGAGGCGCTCGCGCCGCTCGGTGGCCGCTGGAGCGGCGCGGGCGACGATGTGGCGTGGGTCGTGCGATCGGATGACCTCTCGGTGCCGGGCTTCGACCTCTTCGCCACGCGCGCACGCGTTGCGACGCTCCGCACGGCGCTGCTCGCGGTTGGCGCCCGGTCAGCCGGCGCCGACGAGGTGCGCACTTGGCGCGTCGAGCGCGGGCTCCCCGAGTTCGGCGCGGAGATGGATGGGGAGACCATCCCGCAGGAGGCGGTGCTCGATGCCCTCGACGCGATCTCGTTCAACAAGGGCTGCTACACGGGCCAGGAGGTGGTGGCGCGCATCCACTTCCGCGGGCACGTGAACCGTCACCTCCGCTGGCTCGTGAGCGGGGCGCCGCTGCGAGAGGGTGCGCGTGTGCTCGATGCGAGCGGGACCGACGTCGGCGAGGTGCGGACCGCCGTGGTGTCCGCGTCGCGCGGACCGCTCGCGATCGCGATGCTGCGCCGCGAGGTCGAGCCGGGTGCGACGGTGCGCGTCGAGGATGTCGCGCGCACGGCGCAGGCGACGAGTGCGCGCGTGGAGCGCATGCCGGCGTCGCAAGGGTAG
- a CDS encoding cation:proton antiporter, translating to MTEGITPEIGYILLVFGLFVVPKYLQRFRLPSAVTSLVLGAALGLTSPELAGDNTVQLFATLGIVALFLFAGLEVEFGELRKESRVLIWHLAVQAVVLVGLGVAAGRLLGLPDRAAALVALALGTPSTGFILDSLGSYGLSVRERFWVRSKAISTELVALAVMFVVLQGDDVTRFGVSAVVLAGLVVVVPVAFRLFARVIQPFAPKSEFAFLIIVALVCALVTRRLGVYYLVGAFLVGVAAQRFRRDLPALASEQMLHAVEVFASFFVPFYFFKAGAHLHADDLTRQTFVAGVALLAVALPVRILSVVAHRRVALGEGWRAAFRVSTPLLPTLVFTLVIAEVLRERFVLPPWLFGGLVWYTVLNTLIPGLVLRLPTTDPDLLAKGPDRGDSEPRRTGPEGGEPEDSASA from the coding sequence ATGACCGAGGGGATCACACCGGAGATCGGCTACATCCTGCTGGTCTTCGGGCTCTTCGTCGTCCCGAAGTACCTGCAGCGTTTCCGTCTGCCGAGCGCGGTGACGAGCCTGGTCCTCGGCGCGGCGCTGGGGCTCACGTCTCCCGAACTCGCGGGCGACAACACCGTCCAGCTCTTCGCGACCCTCGGCATCGTCGCGCTCTTCCTCTTCGCGGGCCTCGAGGTCGAGTTCGGTGAACTGCGGAAGGAGTCGCGCGTCCTCATCTGGCATCTCGCCGTCCAGGCCGTGGTGCTCGTCGGCCTCGGCGTGGCGGCCGGGCGCCTCCTCGGACTCCCCGACCGCGCGGCCGCGCTGGTCGCGCTCGCGCTAGGCACGCCGTCCACCGGGTTCATCCTCGATTCCCTCGGGAGCTACGGCCTCTCGGTGCGCGAGCGCTTCTGGGTCCGTTCGAAGGCGATCTCGACCGAACTCGTGGCGCTCGCGGTGATGTTCGTGGTGCTCCAAGGCGATGATGTGACGCGATTCGGCGTCTCGGCGGTCGTTCTCGCGGGCCTGGTGGTCGTCGTCCCGGTCGCGTTCCGGCTCTTCGCCCGCGTCATCCAGCCGTTCGCGCCGAAGTCGGAGTTCGCGTTCCTGATCATCGTGGCGCTCGTGTGCGCACTCGTCACCCGGCGTCTGGGGGTCTACTATCTCGTCGGAGCCTTCCTCGTCGGCGTCGCCGCGCAGCGGTTCCGCCGGGACCTGCCGGCGCTCGCCTCGGAGCAGATGCTCCATGCCGTCGAGGTCTTCGCGTCCTTCTTCGTCCCGTTCTACTTCTTCAAGGCGGGGGCGCACTTGCATGCCGATGATCTCACGCGGCAGACGTTCGTCGCCGGGGTCGCCCTCCTCGCGGTCGCCCTGCCGGTCCGCATCCTGAGCGTCGTGGCGCACCGCCGGGTCGCGCTCGGAGAAGGATGGCGCGCGGCGTTCCGGGTCTCGACGCCGCTGTTGCCGACCCTCGTGTTCACGCTCGTGATCGCGGAGGTCCTGCGCGAGCGATTCGTCCTGCCTCCCTGGCTGTTCGGCGGGCTCGTCTGGTACACCGTGCTGAATACGCTCATCCCGGGCCTCGTCCTTCGACTGCCGACGACGGACCCCGACCTGCTGGCCAAGGGCCCGGATCGCGGCGACTCCGAGCCGCGGCGGACCGGCCCTGAGGGCGGTGAGCCCGAGGACTCTGCGTCCGCATGA
- a CDS encoding sigma 54-interacting transcriptional regulator: MTTHLPATLGALKASPYGTPDRRGRSVRDEIRHNLLARIADGKPLFAGVLGYEDTVMPQIVNALLSRHHFILLGLRGQAKSRILRALTSLLDPALPVIEGSETNDDPFAPISKYGRDRITAAGDDTPIAWLARDQRYVEKLATPDVTVADLIGDLDPIKAARGGHLLSDELSIHYGMLPRANRGIFALNELPDLAGKVQVGLFNVMQEGDVQIKGYPVRLALDVVLAFTANPEDYTARGKIITPLKDRIGSEIITHYPATVDLAMAITAQEAWVTRDGLPLRLPGIVSEVAERVAFEARQEKRIDQRSGVSQRLSITLLENVISNAERRAVRLGEPTIVPRLADIYAALPAITGKIELEYEGELIGGATIARELIRRAADATLAERGDDLDLDEIVMWFDRGQALQVSDDASAAVARQGFAAVPGLIEIVTASGLGVGDDADAVVACELVLEALVARRKLSRSESGQYGRSVRRKGGVQQERPDRDE, from the coding sequence ATGACCACTCACCTTCCCGCGACCCTTGGCGCCCTCAAGGCGTCCCCGTACGGCACCCCCGATCGTCGTGGACGGTCGGTCCGCGACGAGATCCGTCACAATCTCCTCGCGCGCATCGCCGACGGGAAGCCGCTCTTCGCGGGGGTCCTCGGCTACGAGGACACGGTGATGCCGCAGATCGTGAATGCGCTGCTCTCGCGGCACCACTTCATCCTGCTCGGGCTCCGCGGGCAGGCCAAGTCGCGCATCCTTCGCGCGCTCACGTCGTTGCTCGACCCGGCGCTGCCGGTGATCGAGGGGAGCGAGACGAACGATGACCCGTTCGCGCCCATCTCCAAGTACGGACGCGACCGCATCACCGCCGCCGGCGACGACACGCCGATCGCCTGGCTCGCGCGCGACCAGCGCTATGTCGAGAAGCTCGCGACGCCCGACGTGACGGTGGCGGATCTCATCGGCGACCTCGACCCGATCAAGGCGGCACGCGGCGGCCACCTCCTCTCCGACGAGCTCTCGATCCACTACGGGATGCTGCCGCGCGCGAACCGCGGCATCTTCGCGCTCAACGAGCTCCCCGACCTCGCGGGCAAGGTGCAGGTGGGGTTGTTCAACGTGATGCAGGAAGGTGACGTGCAGATCAAGGGGTACCCGGTGCGCCTCGCGCTCGACGTGGTGCTCGCGTTCACCGCGAACCCCGAGGACTACACGGCGCGCGGCAAGATCATCACGCCGCTCAAGGACCGCATCGGGTCGGAGATCATCACGCACTACCCGGCGACGGTGGACCTCGCGATGGCGATCACCGCGCAGGAGGCCTGGGTGACGCGCGACGGACTCCCGCTCCGCCTCCCCGGGATCGTGAGCGAGGTGGCGGAGCGCGTGGCGTTCGAGGCGCGGCAGGAGAAGCGGATCGACCAGCGGTCGGGCGTCTCGCAGCGCCTCTCGATCACGCTCCTCGAGAACGTGATCTCGAACGCCGAGCGGCGCGCCGTGCGCCTCGGCGAGCCGACGATCGTGCCGCGCCTCGCCGACATCTATGCGGCGTTGCCGGCGATCACCGGCAAGATCGAGCTCGAGTATGAGGGGGAGCTGATCGGCGGCGCGACGATCGCTCGCGAGCTCATCCGCCGCGCCGCGGACGCGACGCTCGCCGAGCGCGGGGACGACCTCGACCTCGACGAGATCGTGATGTGGTTCGACCGCGGCCAGGCCCTCCAGGTGAGCGATGACGCGAGCGCGGCGGTGGCGCGGCAGGGATTCGCGGCGGTGCCGGGGCTCATCGAGATCGTCACCGCCAGCGGGCTCGGTGTTGGCGACGATGCCGATGCCGTGGTCGCCTGCGAGCTGGTGCTGGAGGCGCTCGTCGCGCGGCGGAAGCTCTCGCGGTCGGAGAGCGGGCAGTACGGGCGCTCGGTGCGACGGAAGGGTGGCGTGCAGCAGGAGCGGCCCGACCGCGACGAGTAG
- a CDS encoding calcium/sodium antiporter has translation MPLLVSVALVVFGIAILGFGADVLVRGAVTIARVAKISAAVIGLTIVSMGTSLPELTVSVAASFRGASDLSLGNVVGSNIFNIAVVLGLTALIQPMRVHSSAVKLEWPFMFLASFQLLLLARDGQLDRLEGAFFVIGIALFTAYAVRLGRTAVTGEAASDLQTEVGSRALEDGTAQVGKALLFIAAGIAMLVLGGEVLLRGAIELARAAGMSERVIGLTIVAAGTGTPEAATSIMAARRGQGEIALGNVIGSNIFNILGILGITALIAPIAVGDAMVGSDMVWMLVFSAMLFPMMRTRFVLSRLEGGFLVASYGTYLTLLVLGG, from the coding sequence ATGCCTCTCCTCGTCTCAGTCGCACTCGTCGTGTTCGGGATCGCCATCCTGGGGTTCGGTGCCGACGTCCTCGTCCGCGGCGCGGTGACCATCGCGCGGGTCGCGAAGATCAGCGCCGCCGTCATCGGCCTCACGATCGTCTCGATGGGCACCTCGCTCCCCGAACTCACCGTGAGCGTCGCCGCCTCGTTCCGCGGCGCAAGCGACCTGAGCCTCGGGAACGTCGTCGGCTCGAACATCTTCAACATCGCCGTGGTGCTCGGACTCACGGCCCTCATCCAGCCGATGCGCGTGCACTCGAGCGCAGTGAAGCTCGAATGGCCCTTCATGTTCCTCGCGAGTTTCCAGTTGCTCCTGCTCGCGCGTGACGGGCAACTCGACCGCCTCGAGGGTGCGTTCTTCGTCATCGGGATCGCGCTCTTCACCGCCTATGCCGTTCGCCTCGGACGCACGGCGGTGACCGGGGAGGCGGCGAGCGACCTCCAGACCGAGGTCGGCTCCCGCGCACTCGAGGACGGCACCGCGCAGGTCGGCAAGGCGCTCCTGTTCATCGCCGCCGGTATCGCCATGCTCGTGCTCGGCGGAGAGGTGCTGCTGCGCGGCGCGATCGAACTCGCCCGGGCCGCGGGCATGAGTGAACGGGTGATCGGGCTCACGATCGTCGCGGCTGGTACCGGCACCCCGGAGGCCGCGACCTCGATCATGGCCGCGCGGCGCGGACAGGGCGAGATCGCCCTCGGCAACGTCATCGGATCCAACATCTTCAACATCCTCGGCATCCTCGGCATCACCGCGCTCATCGCACCCATCGCCGTCGGCGACGCGATGGTCGGGAGTGACATGGTATGGATGCTCGTCTTCTCGGCGATGCTCTTCCCGATGATGCGAACCCGCTTCGTGCTCTCGCGGCTCGAGGGCGGATTCCTCGTCGCTTCCTACGGAACCTATCTCACCCTCCTGGTGTTGGGCGGATAG
- a CDS encoding MFS transporter yields the protein MSTPRVGNGPSMNPFRTLAAYRNFRIFWIGQTTSLVGSWMQTVAVGWTALELTNDAFMVGLVSAANTFPILIFSLPGGVVADRSSKLRVVRIAQSLMLAEAAALWLLAWTGHLTIGWLIVLALVGGVLGAFEIPARQSLMVELVGREDLPAAIGLNSMGFNLARVAGPSVAALVIARLGVPWTFGLNALSYLAVLTGLALIDLPEHRAVPRSSATPLSGMGDAIRHVRETEPLPILLLIATVFSVLGVPVITLLPVVARDALSLGPDGYGALMAALGLGAVTGALVTAVVGGSAARGRMFRAASFGFAGLLLLFALVRVPLLNGLLLYAVGAAMMINNVHVNARLQELVPDSLRGRVLSLYVMVYVGGSPIGSFVGGWVARRAGVEWAIGGGAVLMLVFATWAFRRHPGLARD from the coding sequence ATGAGCACCCCGCGCGTCGGCAACGGACCGTCGATGAATCCGTTCCGCACGCTGGCGGCCTATCGGAACTTCCGGATATTCTGGATCGGCCAGACCACGTCGCTCGTCGGCTCGTGGATGCAGACGGTGGCGGTCGGCTGGACGGCACTCGAGCTCACGAACGACGCATTCATGGTCGGGCTCGTGTCGGCGGCGAACACGTTCCCCATCCTCATCTTCTCTCTCCCGGGCGGGGTCGTCGCCGACCGGAGTTCGAAGCTGCGCGTCGTCCGGATCGCGCAGTCGCTGATGCTCGCCGAGGCGGCGGCGCTCTGGCTCCTGGCATGGACGGGACATCTCACGATCGGGTGGCTGATCGTTCTCGCGCTGGTGGGTGGCGTGCTCGGGGCGTTCGAGATCCCTGCCCGTCAATCATTGATGGTGGAACTCGTCGGTCGTGAGGACCTGCCCGCGGCGATCGGACTCAACTCCATGGGCTTCAACCTCGCGCGCGTCGCGGGGCCGAGCGTGGCCGCGCTCGTGATCGCCCGTCTCGGCGTCCCCTGGACCTTCGGCCTCAACGCTCTCAGCTACCTCGCCGTGCTCACCGGTCTGGCGCTGATCGACCTGCCCGAGCATCGCGCCGTGCCGCGCTCGTCGGCCACCCCGTTGTCCGGCATGGGCGACGCGATCCGTCACGTCCGCGAGACCGAGCCGCTCCCGATCCTCCTGCTCATCGCGACCGTCTTTTCGGTCCTCGGGGTGCCCGTCATCACGTTGCTCCCCGTCGTTGCGCGTGACGCGCTCTCCCTCGGCCCGGACGGCTACGGTGCGCTGATGGCCGCGCTCGGGCTCGGGGCGGTCACCGGTGCGCTCGTGACCGCCGTGGTCGGTGGCAGTGCCGCCCGCGGACGGATGTTCCGGGCTGCTTCGTTCGGCTTCGCCGGTCTGCTCCTGCTGTTCGCACTGGTCCGCGTGCCGCTGCTCAATGGTCTGCTCCTTTACGCGGTGGGGGCGGCGATGATGATCAACAATGTCCACGTGAACGCCCGACTGCAGGAGCTCGTCCCCGACTCGCTTCGCGGACGCGTGCTCTCGCTTTATGTGATGGTCTACGTCGGCGGCTCGCCGATCGGCAGCTTCGTCGGCGGCTGGGTCGCCCGCCGCGCGGGCGTCGAGTGGGCGATCGGCGGTGGCGCGGTCCTCATGCTGGTATTCGCGACCTGGGCCTTCCGCCGACATCCGGGGCTCGCCCGCGACTGA
- a CDS encoding molybdopterin oxidoreductase family protein translates to MEPGTQSSRVIRGACPHDCPDTCATLVTVESGRATRIQGDPAHPFTQGFLCTKVNRYLERTYHADRVLTPLRRVGAKGKGEFVTATWDEALDAIAAKLNATRHSSDGPQAILPYSYAGTMGLLQSESMDRRFFHLLGASLLDRTICATAGMMGMRMTVGASIGADTEAVPLSDLVVLWGTNTLTSNPHLWPRILEAKARGVKVICIDPIRTRTAEQCDEWIGIRPGTDAALALGMMHVLFAEGMQDDDYLARHTLGAEQLRARVQEYPVERVSAITGIPAVRITELAREYGRAKAAFVRLNYGLQRHAGGAMAVRTIACLPAVTGHWRRAGGGVVLSTSGNFAFDKATVQRPDLVPPGTRTINMSLLGDALAKPDAGVGGPPVRAMIVYNSNPAAIAPDHLAVIDGLKREDLFTVVLEHFRTDTCDYADWVLPATTQLEHLDVHWSYGHLYASLNRPAIAPLGDALPNTEIFRRLAARMGLDHPCLRDDDETLVKQGLTSSDPKMATVTWESLQRDGWARLALPSPYVPYAEGGFHTPSGKCEFFSARMEAMGLDPLPAFTPPYEFPENVPALAARFPITLISSPAHQFLNSSFVNVGPLQRAAREPEVALHPRDAERRGIVEGAMVMVENERGHFQARARVREGIREGVAWAPGIWWAKLSPDGRTVNATTSQRLTDMGAGPVFYDNLVEIRPAS, encoded by the coding sequence ATCGAACCAGGCACGCAGAGCAGCCGAGTGATCCGCGGGGCCTGTCCGCACGATTGTCCGGACACCTGCGCGACGCTCGTCACCGTCGAGTCGGGACGCGCGACGCGCATCCAGGGCGATCCCGCGCATCCCTTCACACAGGGATTCCTCTGCACGAAGGTCAATCGCTACCTCGAACGCACCTACCACGCCGATCGCGTGCTCACGCCGCTCCGGCGCGTCGGCGCGAAGGGGAAGGGCGAGTTCGTCACCGCGACGTGGGACGAGGCGCTCGACGCGATCGCCGCGAAGCTGAATGCGACCCGCCATTCGAGCGACGGACCGCAGGCGATCCTGCCGTACTCGTACGCCGGCACGATGGGGCTGCTGCAGAGCGAGTCGATGGATCGCCGGTTCTTCCATCTCCTCGGCGCGTCGCTGCTCGACCGCACGATCTGCGCGACAGCGGGGATGATGGGGATGCGCATGACCGTCGGCGCGAGCATCGGGGCGGACACCGAGGCGGTGCCGCTGAGCGACCTCGTGGTCCTCTGGGGCACGAACACGCTCACGAGCAACCCGCACCTCTGGCCGCGGATCCTCGAAGCGAAGGCGCGTGGCGTGAAGGTGATCTGCATCGACCCCATCCGCACGCGCACGGCCGAGCAGTGCGACGAGTGGATCGGCATCCGCCCCGGGACCGACGCCGCGCTCGCGCTCGGGATGATGCACGTGCTCTTCGCCGAGGGCATGCAGGACGACGACTACCTCGCGCGCCACACGCTCGGCGCTGAGCAGCTGCGCGCGCGGGTGCAGGAGTATCCGGTGGAGCGCGTCTCGGCGATCACCGGCATCCCGGCGGTGCGCATCACCGAGCTCGCGCGCGAGTACGGTCGCGCGAAGGCCGCCTTCGTCCGTCTCAACTACGGGCTGCAGCGCCATGCCGGCGGTGCGATGGCGGTCCGCACGATCGCCTGCCTCCCCGCGGTCACCGGGCATTGGCGGCGCGCCGGTGGCGGCGTGGTCCTCTCGACCAGCGGCAACTTCGCGTTCGACAAGGCGACCGTGCAGCGGCCCGACCTGGTCCCGCCCGGCACGCGCACGATCAACATGTCGCTCCTCGGTGACGCCTTGGCCAAGCCGGACGCCGGCGTCGGCGGACCGCCGGTGCGCGCGATGATCGTCTACAACTCCAATCCCGCCGCGATCGCCCCCGACCATCTCGCGGTGATCGACGGCCTCAAGCGCGAGGACCTCTTCACCGTCGTCCTCGAGCACTTCCGCACCGACACGTGCGACTACGCCGACTGGGTCCTCCCGGCGACGACGCAGCTCGAGCACCTCGACGTGCACTGGTCGTATGGGCACCTCTACGCGTCGCTCAACCGCCCCGCGATCGCGCCGTTGGGGGATGCCCTCCCCAACACCGAGATCTTCCGTCGCCTGGCCGCGCGCATGGGGCTCGACCACCCCTGCCTGCGGGACGATGACGAGACGCTCGTGAAGCAGGGGCTCACCTCGTCCGACCCGAAGATGGCCACCGTGACGTGGGAGTCGCTCCAGCGCGATGGCTGGGCGCGCCTCGCGCTGCCCTCGCCGTACGTGCCGTACGCGGAGGGCGGCTTCCACACGCCGAGCGGCAAGTGCGAGTTCTTCTCCGCGCGCATGGAGGCGATGGGGCTCGATCCGCTCCCCGCCTTCACCCCGCCGTACGAGTTCCCCGAGAACGTCCCGGCCCTCGCGGCGCGCTTCCCGATCACGCTCATCTCGTCGCCGGCGCACCAGTTCCTCAACTCGAGCTTCGTCAACGTGGGGCCGCTCCAGCGGGCTGCCCGCGAACCCGAGGTGGCGCTCCATCCGCGCGACGCCGAGCGACGCGGGATCGTTGAGGGCGCGATGGTGATGGTCGAGAACGAGCGTGGGCACTTCCAGGCGCGCGCGCGCGTTCGGGAGGGCATCAGGGAGGGCGTCGCGTGGGCCCCCGGGATCTGGTGGGCGAAGCTCTCCCCTGACGGCCGCACCGTGAACGCCACCACGAGCCAGCGCCTCACCGACATGGGCGCCGGTCCCGTCTTCTACGACAACCTCGTCGAGATCCGACCCGCCAGCTGA
- a CDS encoding cation:proton antiporter, with the protein MFDVARLAADLAWPLALLLAWVAGELGQRWLRVPRISSYATVGFLLAASQGGLLPASPSDGILLLAKIALGLFLFEAGYRINLRWLRANPWLAVTSVAESTLSFVAVWALVRWRGMPEAPSLLLAALAMASSPATVVRVLNELRSSGQVTERVLHLSALNSALAVLVLKVLLGLTPAGSVDDVPEAAYDTVLVLGAAMLSGYLMGAFVPALLKTVRRTTQDSTVAYALAVIGLVALNHSLEFSPVLATLTFGLVSRHRRVFLTPTQRGFGTMGDLLGVLLFTFVAVRLEWRQVGAGFGFGIAILLVRQFAKAAAIGALAFLSGTSWRKGLLTGIAMAPMSAIVIVVLEQSHLVGLGMLDQLAPLAAASLLMEMLGPIVVGRALHFAGELPDRREA; encoded by the coding sequence ATGTTCGATGTCGCTCGGCTCGCGGCGGACCTCGCGTGGCCACTCGCACTGCTGCTGGCGTGGGTCGCCGGGGAGCTCGGACAGCGCTGGCTTCGCGTCCCGCGCATAAGCAGCTACGCCACCGTGGGATTCCTCCTGGCCGCATCGCAGGGTGGGCTGTTGCCGGCTTCGCCGTCCGACGGGATCCTGTTGCTCGCCAAGATCGCGCTCGGCCTCTTCCTCTTCGAAGCGGGGTACCGCATCAACCTCCGCTGGCTGCGCGCCAATCCGTGGCTCGCGGTCACGAGTGTTGCGGAGTCCACGCTCTCCTTCGTCGCCGTATGGGCACTGGTCCGCTGGCGCGGGATGCCCGAGGCGCCGTCGCTCCTGCTCGCGGCCCTCGCCATGGCGAGTTCGCCCGCGACGGTGGTCCGCGTGCTCAACGAACTGCGTAGCTCGGGCCAGGTGACCGAGCGGGTGCTCCATCTCTCGGCGCTGAACAGTGCGCTCGCGGTCCTCGTCCTCAAGGTCCTGCTTGGCCTGACGCCCGCCGGCTCCGTGGATGACGTCCCCGAGGCGGCCTACGATACCGTGCTCGTCCTCGGCGCGGCGATGCTCTCGGGGTATCTCATGGGGGCCTTCGTGCCGGCCCTGCTGAAGACCGTTCGTCGCACCACGCAGGACAGCACCGTCGCGTATGCCCTCGCGGTCATCGGACTCGTCGCGCTCAACCACAGCCTCGAGTTCTCTCCCGTGCTCGCGACCCTGACCTTCGGCCTCGTCTCACGGCACCGCCGCGTGTTCCTCACGCCCACCCAGCGTGGTTTCGGCACGATGGGTGACCTGCTTGGCGTGCTGCTCTTCACGTTCGTCGCGGTCCGGCTCGAGTGGAGGCAGGTCGGCGCAGGGTTCGGCTTCGGGATCGCGATCCTTCTCGTGCGCCAGTTCGCGAAGGCCGCCGCGATCGGTGCCCTCGCGTTCCTGAGCGGTACCTCCTGGCGAAAGGGCTTGCTCACCGGCATCGCGATGGCGCCAATGTCGGCGATCGTCATCGTCGTGCTCGAGCAATCGCACCTCGTCGGGCTCGGCATGCTCGATCAACTCGCACCCCTCGCCGCCGCCTCGCTGCTCATGGAGATGCTCGGCCCCATCGTCGTCGGCCGCGCGTTGCACTTCGCCGGCGAGCTCCCCGACCGCAGGGAGGCGTAA